The Alosa sapidissima isolate fAloSap1 chromosome 12, fAloSap1.pri, whole genome shotgun sequence nucleotide sequence ACTGTATTTCTGAGGGGTCTTTTGCAGTCACTGACAAGTTTTATGCAACCGAGAGACCCAGAAATCAACAAGTTAATGCTATTTTCACAAGCAGATGGTGACTAGTTGCTAGGTTTTAGTGCCTGAAAGTTTAGTGTCATTGACATTTTGTAATTAATTTTGATTTCTGGTTCAGTGGAAATATCTCCCTGCTTCAGAAGCTGCATTCAGTTTCTTGGTGTTtaatgcccccaacgttgtcttcaaggcagtgctgcctggaaggcgctagggttaggcatgggttaaggttaaggttagggtcagggttatggttaggattaggtgTCTTTAAGTCGACGGTTGCAGCACTGCCCTGAGGACGACGTTGGGGacttaaaacaccatcaagccTAAATTCGGTCTTGCTTGGGTAAAACAAAAAAGTTCTCAGAGGTTAACCTGTTTGTTGGGAAAGAGCACAtcgctgctgaaagtaacttcAAGGATCTCTGTTCTTTTGGAGGCAACAAAGAACAGCAGCATCGTGGGAGCCACTGTGCTGAGGTGTGTCCTCACTTCAAAGGCCGGAGGAACTTCAAAGGTCAAAGAAACGCTTCCTGCTTCCTCTCCAGGAACCCAGAGTTCTGACATAACACAAACCCAAAGTAAGCAATATCAATACTCTTACAGCATTGCAGCTATTCATACCATAATGCCCTTTCGAAACAAAATGAACAAAGACCATGTTTAAGGTTTAGAGTTCAACTCTAAAAGTACTCTCCTTAAAAAGGTACACATTGACTTTTTTGTGAGGTAGCTTTGACAGGATATGACAAGTCTTGACAATGAATTTCTTTTGAACATCCTGAACATCCACAACTAAATGTGAAATAAGTACAACGATAACACATGTACCTTTATCCAGATTGGATGCCCAAGGGCCCACACTGTCACCATCTCTGTCTGCAATCAGTGTGGCCAGAGCCGAGAGCCCTGCCTCAGCTGACCCATCTCTCCCAGTGCAAATCCCAAACCGAGTCAGGGTGTCTCTACCCAACTCACTCTCCCTGCTCCAGCCATCTTGCAGGGCAGACAGGGCTTCTTTCAGTCCGTTACCTAAACCTCCAGCCATGGCAAAACATGGTGCTTCCTCAGACTCCTCACTGTGCAGGGAAGGGAAGGGCTTTATGTTGATCACTGGAGGCTGCGTGAGCAATTCCTCTCCCTTCTGTGCATCATCCTGGCCGAGGCTGGATTTCAGGACATCCACCTCCTGATTTCCTTGAAGGCAAAATAATGACCATAATGCATTTCTCGCTAATTGAGTAAAAAAATTGACAATATGGAGTTGTCGTAAGGCCATTACATAAAAAAATTTGCAAACAATACAAAAGATGTAACCACAAAAATATTCTCATAAACATACAGAAATACGATCTAAGAACAGTCTCATCTACAAATCAATATGGCTGAtcgacacatacatacatggaaAATACAGCCAAAAAAATGCAGACGACACACCTCTAGTTCCTCCCTGGCCATGGGCATCATCAGCTTCTCTTCTCAGCATCCCAGCTCCCAAAAGCCCCACATGTTCGTGGAGAGCAGACATAGCAGACGACTGAACTGGCCCGGGGTGATCCGACCTGTGCTTCTGACCCACATCCTGTCTGGGAGGCTTTAAGTTGCGGTCTTCGCGGTCTTCCAGGGGTGTGGTGCTTATAGGGGCAATACCCAGTGGCAAAAGTAGGAGCAGGGGCAGCCACATGTCAAAGGGGTTTTGACTCGCTTGCATCAGTTGTTGTCAGGATGCGCCCCGAGAGAAAGACTGGCTTTATATCAGCCGCAGCCTTCTCCGGGTTCCCCAGAGCGGGAGCtgtcagaggagaggagcagcgcAGGACAGGACTACGGCCTTGAATGGGTTATGGGAGGTGGAGTTTGGGCACTGTCTCATGGAGAGGCATGAAACTTGCTGTCCACACATAGAGGTATTGTTTACTACtcttctccagtgtgtgtgtgtggtgagggggaGGCCTGgaggccacacacagacacacacacaccctcctgtcTGGCCAATTCTGTTAATATCAGGGGAGGCGAGATATGGGACTCACATTTTTGGAGCTCCAAAAATACTCCCTCTGTTAATAGTGTTAATATTCCTTTCCTTCGCCATGTGGAGTATATGATTTAGTGAGTAGGCTACGGATCTAATAGTAGTAGAACATGAAGCTCCAGTTCTCAAGAAGACTGTCCCACAATGTAACATCTCTTACCACATTTATTACTTAAGTATACTTAACACATTTTTCCCTTAATGCTAACCGAAGGAACTTCACTATGAATCAAATTTTAATACAACGGCACATATTTAGGCTATATTTACTCCGTGAGGGCGTTCAAGGAGTTCTAGATAGGCGGCTGTTATGTAATAAATGTGATTGCCGCTATCAATTCTCCACTCTTTTCTTTCTGTGGACTGAAGTGCATGAGTGGGCATGTGAGCATCAGCTAGAATATAATCTTCAGGGAAAAATGTGTCTCACCTCCGTTCCTGACCAGAGGGAAGACAGCTGCGTTTGTGTTTTGCAGAATCTCAAGGTCTCTCCCCTGTTTCCAGCGGGTGCCGGGTGACAACAGATGTCAAGGTCCTTGCAAAAAAAGAACCCCAGGATCCAAGGAAATAATCAAGAGAAATATGACAAAATAGGATGTCCTATTTTGGGGAGGGAGTGTTTTTCTAACCCTGTCTCTCACAGTCTTCACAGCATTAACTGGAGGAAGATTCATATTTTCATGAACCTTTGAGACCTGTCCTTCAAGGAACCCCCTTTGACCAAGATGTTACACCTCTATTGCCTTTGGATGTGTCCCCTTAATGATTAATATTTTTGTGACAATGATTGAAGCTATAACAGGACTTCTCATACTTCTCAAGTTTACTTGAAACTCAcgtgaataggcctactgttggcaCTGTTGACTGAAGTGAAGTGGCTCATGAATTGAACAAACTCAAGGGGATACTCTTTCACAATGACCATAGGGGCGATTTCCCAAAACAGTGGGACCCATATTTGGTGAGTATTCTGATAAGGCTCTGCACATACTGTCCTCCCCTGCAGACGGACAAAACAAGCCGCCAGCCATTCCATGCTCAGCTGCAGTGCCAGCACCCACTGCTGTGCTCCCgcttcctcacacacaaactgcgATATCAAACCAATACAATCAAAGGTTCACATACAAAAGGTTCACATTTCCAGCCCTGTTTTTCAAGTTTTTTCTACTTAATACAAAACCCACTTAACATCCGAATGAAAAATTCCAACGCCTGTTCATTGTTAATGTGCAACTATGTGCAAGGGGTTGGGGTCAGGACAACTCTCAAAACCACCAAGACATGTAGCGAACCTTCTGTGCTTTTGGTCACTTGTAGTTTGTAGTAGCGTTGTATTGCAGGCCACAGTGAACATCATGGAACACGAGTAACCCGATAAGGTCACCCCAAGTGACAGGGCAGTAGGGTattaaaggggtgtgtgtgcacacagtgATATTTGACCACTGGAGTGTTAACAGTGCATAACCCAAGCAACGACCTATTCACAATTACGTGAGACTATTGAGGTGGGCTACCAGTCAGTGTGCAGTAATCCATTTACACCCACATGCTTCATGGTACACCTGAGGGGAAAACGTTGGGTATAAAACACCAGTCTGCTGAGGACTGTATAGCTTTGGACAGTGATGTACAAAGGCAACTACACAAAAAGAAACATCCAGTTATTTCTGAATGTTTAACAAACACAGGCTTTATATGAAGAAccatcaagataaaaaaagggTATTTTTGGAGGGGTGGTTAGTTGACATTTATACCTACACCCTGAAAATGGAGTGGCATAGATagaagacggagagagaggccAGGTTTAAACTGAAGTTTATTAGACAGTTGCACCTCTGTAGCACAGCAGAGGGCGTTCATTATGTTCATAGCTGCATTTTTCCTTGTTTTAAGTGTAGGAGAGCACCTTACTGTCTAAAGAGTATTAAAACCATCTGGATCTCTTAATAAGTCTTATTAAAAGCATCACCATTTGCAATTATATCAAACACGAGTAAAATCAAAGTTGTAACAATTACAATAACAACAAttcataaacaaacagaaaaacccATAAACATAAAAACCCTTTCAGTGCTGGTAATGAAGGACTCGCTTCTCTGGTCCacagcatgggtgtgtgtgtgttgttcctgTTGTCATTGTGTGTCCTCGTTTTGTGGGAGATGCAGAGACAGAAAGGCTCAGGAAACATCTCTgattagctaaaaaaaaaaaaaaaaaaaaaaaaaaagtgtgtccTACCCCACAGCATTCAGACTGTAAATCTGAGGTGAGTCCGAACTCTCCCTGAACGTgtacaagagaagagaagagaaaaagaactGGAAAGAACAGAAATCCAAACCAAAAAAACCTGATGATGGAAACGATTGTGCAGAGAAAGTTGAGTGGCCCACAGATAGCTACACTGATGGGAGAAACAGTCCAAAGTCTGTGTGCTAGTATTTCTATGACAGCTCACATTTTAAGATCATTCACTAATGATGTGGCACCAACACCGAGGCGCTGAAAGTTTTAAAGGTCAGAGAGGCGGGTTTTGGTATCAGATGCGCCAGCTATCACTGGTGTTTTTGATTCCAGCAGGTCAAGCAGCACCACAATTAGTTGTTGACTTTAAGCTCGCTCACGCTATCTCGCTCTCCAGCAGCAGTAAGGCGAAGAGCTTAGCGTTCCCACagctgtgtgagagagggagcttTCTGAGGCATGGGAGATGTGACCAGGCTCAGAGGGATGTGAGAAACGAGGAGCCCTGCTAAGGCGCGTGACTGCGCAAGCACCATAATGATGATGGCGGGAGAACTGTGCACAACGAAGACCTGCGAGGCACAACTGTGCAGCACCAGGTGAAGTAGGATTTATCCATGTACATGATGACCCCGTGGGGGTCCGCTTCCCAGAGAGCCGCACAGCGCTGACTGACTAACGACTTTTACAGCACCAATAAATGAGAAGGGTCAAAAGGTTAAAAGGTGAAGGGTCACACCTTAAGAGTTCAGCACCAAAGAAACCATTCTGGTTCTGTGTACTAAGCCTGCCAACCTTCTGGCTGTATAACGTCTCTCTACACCTAGAGAAAGCTCTACAGACACCCGCTGACGTCACATGCACTTGCACATTATCCTGaatgcaaaacaaaaaacacgtcttaacaagaacaaaacaaaacataacggGTGTTTAGCTATATGCcaaaatactgtatatatgtacatatatactCTGTGCCAAACAACATCGCAACTAAGTTTATCGAAACGTGCAGGGACTCTCACACTACGCGCTTAAGGAAATGTCATTACATTATAAAtagaaaacaaacaaccaaaaaaaaaacaaaaaaaacaacaaaaaaaacaaaacaccggAGAGCCATAAAGCGGCCTCCGCTTCATCCCTGTGAAAAAGAAGCACCAAGAATCGATAATTATTATTACTGATGTTCTTCATATAAATAGGCACAGTCCAGAGTTGTACAGATTGTAGCACCATCTTAGTTGTTGTTTTTCAGTTTTCTTTTCAGACTGTGAGTCAAGCacgcacttttttttttaaacaatctATTGCATTCTACACAATTATACTCTTATCAAtagattaaaaacaaacaaaacaaacaaacagaaaaacataAGATAAACATatacactcgcgcacacacacacacaccatcacctttGCTTGGGAAGAGACTCAAAAGATAAATACACTAAATTATGCACAATTACACAGTATGAGAAGACCTCCCATTCACAGTACAAGATTCGTTAACATTAGAAAAGGAATTACCCACCAACAAACATATAGAACAGAACAGACCAAAAGCAAAAGAGTGACTATCGCCCagtagttttgtgttttttcccctctttttcttattattttttgcatttcccagtgtgtgttgtgaggggtGTGTTGTTGaggctatatgagtgtgtgttcagtgtgtgctgGTTGGGCAGACAGGCGGTCAACAGGACTGCCATGGGCATCGGCTTCAGTATGGGGTGGTGGACAGGACTAGAacagtgtttgggggggggggggggggggggggggtaaggcaGGGTTCCCGTAGCGATTCCTTTAAGCACCACTCTAAATTTATACAAAACCCAAATGATTACCTGAAACATTAGACTGAGCAGAAACACAACCAGTCTCGAAGGGCTCGTAGAACCTTTTCTAACAGCATGGGGTCAGCAGGATGCTCGCCATTGCGTTTTGTTGTTCAAATAAGGAAGTTGTCCGATAAATAAAGTCTTGCGTTGGAATGGTGGTCTGTCCAGCCGCAGGAAACAGCGTAACCAGGATAGGGAAACGGCAGTTGAAGTGGCAGACCTGATAAGACTGTCCAGCTGAATTTAGTCTGTCTGAGAATTCCCACAATTCATCTTCCCTAGCCAAACGCACCATGTGAaaaacatttgtatgtgtgacACAGAGACACGCAGGAAAACACAGAAAACAAAGCACCTTTGAAACACACAATCCCCTTCTCACAAGAATtccaagtgtgtgttgtgtgtgtgtgtgtgtgtatgtgtgagcttaAAGTTGAATCTGGCTGTGCTGTGTCTGGCTGAGTATGCTGGAAGTCAAGAGACATATGTAGCGGAGGACAAACCCATTGGTATGCATCAGTGCAGCATTACACTAAGCCAATGCAGCTGTAAGGGCGTGTTAGGTCTTAGGGAGGCCGTTGTGAGACCGAGAGACAGacccacagagagagatagacggacagacagaaaggaaaGGAGGGGTGAGCTTCTTTATGCTTCCACATAAATCCCTTCTCTCCACTCCTGTACAACACAAGATAACAGAAACACCAATCGGCTGAGAGGAGTGCAGAGGACCAGCACAGCAAGTAGAAAGGTCTTTGAAGGAAGAATCAGAGGGAGGATGGGAGGTGAGGTGAGAGTCGAGGAGCGCTGAGAGCTCTCGTTGTTCGCGACAACTGTGTCGGCTCACCTAGCAGACACAGCGGTCACACAGAGCCTACTTCAGCTACACAGCACAGTCACTGTCAGaagtctgaacacacacacgcacactcagagagacacacacacacacacacacacacacacactcagagacacacacacacactcagagacacacacacacacgcgcaactGTGCCAAGTCCTTTCTGTCCTCTCGCCGGTATGCTTTACAGTGaccgtgcctgtgtgtgtgcgtgtgtgtgtgtgtgtgtgtgtgtgtgtggtgttgtccATGCCAGCGTTGGGTTTCAGTGGAGCGGTGAGGGTAAGGTCAGAGCAGTGGCGAGCGGCGGGGTGGCAGGATTGGCTTGGTCCACACCTGTCCGTCTGAGCTTTGCATAGGTTTCTGCTGGGTTGAGGTAGTTTTCTTCATGTTCCTGTAAAGGAGAGGAGCAAAGCCGCTTCAGtcagagggaggggtgggggagacTCACTGATCATGTTACTGTACACTACAACAAGGCACTGGGAAGACATGCTGAGACTATAGAACAGATAGGTGAGCTGGCTGTGTACTAAGACAGATGACTTGTATTACAGGACAGACAGGGGTCATTAAaacagttcctgtttatctgcATCATGAGTTTGGTGTCCTACTTTGTGACATTGAAGATGGGGTATTTTGCATGAACTAGTCATTCTGACATTCTACACAATTGCAGGATTTACAGTACACCAGGGGCCTATACAAATGTACCATGTCAAAGAAAGATATCACATATTAATATCCTAGCATACATGTTGGAAGCCAGTACATTAATACTCAAAGACAGGGTTTTGGCACCACCTAGTGGCAATTCACGAATGTGAAACCAACGCCATTCATGCATctaaacaaatgaaaacaacCCTTCCCTCAACCCCACATACCTTTTTTGGAGAGACACACCGTCTGGGTCAGCACCCTGACCCCCTCCCTCActgcccctcctctcttcctttctgttccctccctctacctccctccctccctccttccccacACCtttccccaccccccacccgccGGCTGCTATCTGGGCCGGCTGGCCGAGGCCTGAGCCTGCAGCCCCACAGTCCTCCAGGAGCTGCCCGAGCCCGACGCTGGAGGCAGTGGGGCCAGGTGCGGGGGGTAGTGCATGGTGAAGGTGGAgcgtgaggaagaggaagaggacatgACAGAGGAGGACAGAGCGGCAGAAGcattggcagcagcagcagacactaacgcagaggaggaggaagaggaggaggaggaggaggagagagacacacagggaGCAGAGGACACATGCATCCTGTGGTGGTGatgctgctgcagcagcagcgccGTGGCGGCGGACGAAGAGGAGACATTGAGCAGAGGGGGCGGCGGGGGCAGGGAGAGCGCGAGGGCCGAGGGCGTGTGTAGGACGGACTGCGTCCGGCTGGGCAGCGGCAGGGGGGCCGAGACCGAGGCGGGGGCCAGCGCGAGGAGGGCCAGGCCGGGGCCAGCGCCACCTCCTTTGGCCTGGGAAGAGTCCTGCTGCTGCGCCTGCAGCTGCTGCCGGGGctgggaggaggagatggaggaggaggaggtggaggaggaggacaggctCAGCAGGGAGCCCAGGCCTACGGAGCCAAACGGAACAGCGGAGCTTGAAGCTGGCAGCGTGTGGTGAAAGATACCTGTGAATACACAGCagacagggggagggagggagccagagagagagcaaaggagaaaagacagacagaatgggagggagagagagagagggggggggggagagagagggggcaacaAAAAAGacgagagggagacagagacagcaACAGTGACAGAGCCAGAGGAGTGACAGCGAGACAgggacaaagagacagacagacagacagacacaggtacagagagaaggagaggaagagagagagagagagagagagagagagagagagagagagagagagagagagagagagagagagagagagagagagagagtggacagaaagagagacagagagggagagaacgggAGGGGGCTGAGCCAAGTTGTGCATAGCAGCAAGCAAGTCCACAAGCACATATACGAGCATAACATAGAAAGCAAGAGAGGCATTTCACAAGTGAGCCAAGATCCTCCACATACACAGCTTCTTCCATctgttatttactttttttgcaGATTCATGTTCAAAGGTTAAAAATGCTCAAAGAGGATCGGGCCACCTGTTAAATGTCTCTATTTTTATAACAACCATGACAACACAAAGCACTCACAGAACATGTGACTGCTGTCTAATCACTTCAATGTTTGACTGAGGTTTGGGTACATTTTGATTCTCTCAGTCACACCATACTTAATACTGAAGCATGGGGACATGCATCCCACTCAGCATGGGGCATTACCTTAAGCCAAGGGGATGCAGTTTTAGTCTCAGTGTGGTCTAATATAGAAGCAACACTgcagcacaacacaatacagcacagcgcagggcagggcagggcaggacagcacagcacagcaacacaGCGAAGCACAGCTATGGGCAGCCAGCAATGGACAGCTCTGCCACTTACCTCCACCTCCTGCCCCTGCTCCCGCTGGCGGAGCACCCTCCACCCCTTTCACCTCTGCGACCTTTTGAAATCTAGTAACCTACCCAAATATCTCCCCAAACCCCACCCAAAAGCCCTACTGCAGTGTCTCTAAATGACCCCCTTCCCTAACAGTAACCTTTGACCCCCGCAGCTCGCATCTCACCTCCGGCCGCCCCTCCCGTCAGGCCAGCGCTGGAGAAGCTGCTGTGGCCGTTGACCAGTCGCGGTGCCACGCTGACCGGGGGCATAGCCGCCTGGCTGCCGAACAGAGACTGCAGCACCGAGGCGCCGCCCAGGGGGAACTGGGCGCCCACGTACTGGGCCCCGGGGACGCCCATGCCTCCTCCTCCGCCGGACGTGACGCCCACTCCGGCCGCGCCCATCTTGCCCGCCAGGATGCTGCCGACTCCGCTGGTGGCGGCGGAGATGAAGAGGTTCTGGCTGACCAGGCCTCCCCCGGCACTGCTGACCCCAACGCCACGCTCCCACTCACGGGATTTGGCTTTGGGCAGGCCGCATGCTGCGGGCCCCCCCTGCCGACCGGCCCCGGGGTCTTGACTGAGGAAGAGGTTGGAGGGGAGGCAGCGACCGGGGCTGCCCCCCATCGCCGCTCCGGAGTCGGGCCGCTGCTGCTGGCCAGCGCTCGCCTTGTTCTCCGCGTCAGACGCCCCCGCTCGGAACGGGGAGCCGCCCTGTCGGAGGTCTGAGGCCGTGGGCTTGGGGTCGGAGATGGGGGAGAAAGTGGACTTCCACTTGCTGgtcgatgaggaggaggaggaggaagagcaagtggacgaggaagaggagacgTCACAGCTGCCCCCTGATTTACGGCCCAGAGAGCCTGAGAGACACCGATACAAAGATGGACAGAGACACAGTGCAAATGTGAGTTCGCAGGTGGACACAGTTGACATGGTATGACATTTAGAAACAGCAAAAGTACAGCAAGCAGAGCGAGTATCCTGCACTCATTGGCTTCtcacctctctcaccctcccctcctctcccatctCTACTTTCCAAGGAAATGGTGGCAATCTTCCTTTCAATCCTTCAGCAGATATGATACAGAACAGTCAGTCACATCAATAAAGACTGAAATCACCTTCTATATATGTCTGGCCTTTACACCTCTGGCCATGAGGACCTACACATGTTCCCCAGTGATAACATTCCCTGAGAGGAGCCGAAGGGGGAACTGGGTGTCtacctggagctggagctgtctGCGGGGTAGCCGGAGTCCTCGTCCTCGGagctgggggtggaggggtagcGGCTGGAGCCATTGAGCTCCAGAGGGCGCTCCCTCTTCAGCACAGGGGGCTGGTCCAGGTCTCCACCACAGGGGCTGCGGCCTGACTGCTCTGGGGAAGAGATGGCCGAGATCTCCAGAGGCTGGTTGATGTTGTTCACCTGAGGGAAGGAGATGGCCAGACATGCTCCGCATATAAGaactttcaattcaattggaGGTAGCTGCTGGTATTCatccctcgtgtgtgtgtgtgtgtgtgtgtgtacacaatagAATGCAATACAGTGTCAGGAAAGTGAAGAGTGTGATATAACATGAGATATTTTCTCTAGCTAGTAGATCTCACCATTGAATTGATGTTGAGTGGTGAACCAGAGGGGTGTCCGGTGGAGCCAAGCCCAGGGAAGGACCTCCTCTTGGGGGATGTGGATGCAGATGGTGCCCCGGTGGAGCTGCGTTTACGGCGGCCCCGCTTGCGGCCCTCCTGCGTGCCAGGCGAGTGGTGATGGTTGATGTTGTTCTGGTGATGCTGGCCGGCCTTGGCCGAGCCGTGATGCAGgcgtgaggaggaggatgaggatgatgaagtggaagaggaagaggagaagaagttGCGGCGTGCCGCCTCGCTGTCCGGGCCCTCGCCCTCTGACTCGCCTACAGCGCCACAACCGTCCTCAGGGAGGATTCTGGGAGGGCCGTCAGCGTACTGCAGCACCCCTCCTGTGGCACTGGGGGAGTTGCGACCTTGCAGGGCCAGCAGGGGGTTGGCGTGCGGCGGCTGGTCCTGGTCAGATAACAGCGCTGAGTGTGGCCCACCATTCACCATCCCTGAGCTGGATGAATaccctgaggacacacacaaccAAGGACAAATAGACACATTAAGAcctatttttttaagtataccTTTTAGGACTTTTGCCTTTAGGATAGAGAAGTGTGAcaaagtaagtgggagagagagagatggggtgggatcaggaaatgaccgcATTGTTATTTTAGAAATAAACTTCACGTTTGGTTTTCTTGGAAATGGGAACAGGCAGGAATTTGACTTCGGTATGGACAGGTAGCAACCGAGGGAAACGGGTAGGTTATGTGACAGCCTGGGCTACAAACACAGGATTTATACTGTTCCTTCATAATTATTGCATtggacacacacagtggtgtcaTGGTCATGTAAGGACcctgttcatgttgcacagCACTTGTAATGACACTTTGAGTCGGTCAAGAGGCACAAAGGCACAGTTTAGTGCCCATTAGAGCTAGCCGGCTAACTCGCGTCAGACAGCATCGATTTTTTCttcacattttttttccagCTGACAGTTTTCCGTGAACATGATCAACTGAGCTCTGTGTTAAGAATagccggagttctcctttaaggggAGATACACACCTGAGGTAGGAGTGAGAGGCTGCTTGCCATTGGTCTGTCCGGCGGAGGGGTCTCGTCCCTGGGACACTGGACTCGGTGTGCTCCTCTGTCAAACAGAACccaaacagcatcacatcagaTGTGGGGTCAGCTTGAAACAGTAAGTCAGGCTCCCTGCAGTTGACCACCCTGATTTGCTTATTCGTAACTCCATAAAATCACGTCTACTTTACAATTATTTGACAAATCACAAGTAGCAACTCGTTCACACAATAAATTGCTTACGATTTAAATCAAGTTCTCTTTTGCTAAATTTCCAACACTGATTTAACTTGAGTGATAACAGGTGTGTTTGGGGTTGAGATGTCCCGGCGGTCCTCACCAGTCTCTCGGCTCGGCTGGGCAACACCACGCTGGCCAGGGGGATGCTGACGGGCAGCTTGTTTGGGTGCACCGTGCTGAGGGGGATGCTGATAGGCAGAGAGGTGATGGTGTCTCCACCTCCGGCTGGACTCCTGGACTCCTTCCCCGTCTAATCACAAAGGCAAAATCACTTCACATCAGCATCAACACACTCAATATCACCATCCGCAAAATACACCACCTTGCGTGGTACATTTTATTCCACTCTTTTAATGAACTGAGCAGACATTTACATTCGAACAGGGCTTAAAAGAACACGCCGATACCGAGTTAGAATAGATGATCCATACCCTTCTCGTCTCTGTGCGTGCAGTAACTCAGTCTGAAGCACCCACCGATAGCATAGCTTAGCACAGTTCATTGAGGTGGGCAGTTCCAACTAGCCTATGGCACATAAAAGataaatataggctacaaat carries:
- the dot1l gene encoding histone-lysine N-methyltransferase, H3 lysine-79 specific isoform X5, whose protein sequence is MENYVLIDYDTKSFESMQRLCDKYNRAIDSIHQLWKGTTQPMKLNKRPSNGLLRHILQQVYNHSITDPEKLNNYEPFSPEVYGETSFDLVAQIIDEVELMEEDTFVDLGSGVGQVVLQVAAATNCKHYFGVEKAETPATYGEAMDREFRKWMKWYGKKHGEYTLERGDFLSEEWRERIANTSVIFVNNFAFGPEVDHQLKERFANMKEGGKIVSSKPFAPLNFRINSRNLSDIGTIMRVVELSPLRGSVSWTGKPVSYYLHTIDRTILENYFSSLKNPKLREEQEAARRRQQKDKDSKSNTTTPTKAREQKQQQQQQQQDSCGEDEGPGLLNTTKPSPKRRSRLIAKGRKLGNKKRGRPKKAPGAACATGGAVPGVATTQRKNKKAQSALELLHAKTLSAVPSQDAFRSSQSPFYQLPPKVQHYASSQLLQGPTPPALQQLLDNFKVQYLQFMAYMKTPQYRTNLQQLLEQEKVRHNELSGQAEQLLNVCQTHKDKIKGLFHAKLDELGVKALTLDDLLQAQKEISAHNQQLKEQTRQLERDMAKLKDQSLLLLKARCEELKLDWGSLCMESLLKEKQNLRRQISEKQRHCLELQISIVELEKSQRQQELLQLKSYSSCDGSPYRKSLPGLDQRSSLDSHDGHKLGLGSATAALNGMSPELSMNGTASPCFERGAKNELLARYLPISPDHELVPPTPDGRQRHQGQPLPDYTRFSPAKIALRRHLNQDSGPLRGLTTHRGDLSAVSSPPLGVKQGSPSSCLGDPQHTRGSERTGKESRSPAGGGDTITSLPISIPLSTVHPNKLPVSIPLASVVLPSRAERLRSTPSPVSQGRDPSAGQTNGKQPLTPTSGYSSSSGMVNGGPHSALLSDQDQPPHANPLLALQGRNSPSATGGVLQYADGPPRILPEDGCGAVGESEGEGPDSEAARRNFFSSSSSTSSSSSSSSRLHHGSAKAGQHHQNNINHHHSPGTQEGRKRGRRKRSSTGAPSASTSPKRRSFPGLGSTGHPSGSPLNINSMVNNINQPLEISAISSPEQSGRSPCGGDLDQPPVLKRERPLELNGSSRYPSTPSSEDEDSGYPADSSSSRIERKIATISLESRDGRGGEGERGSLGRKSGGSCDVSSSSSTCSSSSSSSSTSKWKSTFSPISDPKPTASDLRQGGSPFRAGASDAENKASAGQQQRPDSGAAMGGSPGRCLPSNLFLSQDPGAGRQGGPAACGLPKAKSREWERGVGVSSAGGGLVSQNLFISAATSGVGSILAGKMGAAGVGVTSGGGGGMGVPGAQYVGAQFPLGGASVLQSLFGSQAAMPPVSVAPRLVNGHSSFSSAGLTGGAAGGIFHHTLPASSSAVPFGSVGLGSLLSLSSSSTSSSSISSSQPRQQLQAQQQDSSQAKGGGAGPGLALLALAPASVSAPLPLPSRTQSVLHTPSALALSLPPPPPLLNVSSSSAATALLLQQHHHHRMHVSSAPCVSLSSSSSSSSSSSALVSAAAANASAALSSSVMSSSSSSRSTFTMHYPPHLAPLPPASGSGSSWRTVGLQAQASASRPR